One genomic window of Cannabis sativa cultivar Pink pepper isolate KNU-18-1 chromosome 2, ASM2916894v1, whole genome shotgun sequence includes the following:
- the LOC115721010 gene encoding auxin-induced protein 15A-like — protein sequence MAFGLTRFVQGKKALRRSLSGIEEATFKSSTIPKGYFAVYVGDDQKKRHVVPLSYLNEPSFQDLLSMAEQEFGYDHPMGGLTIPCSEDIFIDITSQLN from the coding sequence ATGGCATTTGGATTGACTCGTTTTGTTCAGGGTAAGAAGGCTCTTCGAAGATCTCTTTCAGGCATCGAAGAAGCAACTTTCAAGTCTTCAACCATTCCAAAAGGCTACTTTGCTGTCTATGTTGGAGATGATCAGAAGAAGCGTCATGTAGTACCTCTTTCCTACCTGAATGAGCCTTCATTTCAAGATTTGCTTAGTATGGCTGAACAAGAATTCGGATATGACCATCCAATGGGTGGACTCACAATTCCTTGCAGTGAAGACATCTTCATTGATATCACATCTCAGTTGAACTGA
- the LOC115721180 gene encoding auxin-responsive protein SAUR21: MAFGLTGFVQGKKALRRSLSGIKEATLKSSSIPKGYFAVYVGEDEKKRHVVPLSYLNEPSFQDLLSMAEEEFGYDHPMGGLTIPCTEDIFIDITSQLN, from the coding sequence ATGGCATTTGGATTAACTGGTTTTGTTCAGGGTAAGAAGGCTCTCCGAAGATCACTATCAGGCATTAAAGAAGCAACTTTGAAGTCTTCAAGCATTCCAAAAGGCTACTTTGCTGTCTATGTTGGAGAAGATGAGAAGAAGCGCCATGTAGTACCTCTTTCGTACCTAAATGAACCTTCATTTCAAGACTTGCTTAGTATGGCAGAAGAAGAATTCGGATATGACCATCCGATGGGCGGACTCACAATTCCTTGCACAGAAGACATCTTCATTGATATCACTTCTCAATTGAATTGA
- the LOC115721178 gene encoding J domain-containing protein required for chloroplast accumulation response 1 isoform X2, with protein MERFSQKENSSILLGYTNSLRRSSLNYSGSSSPKTSFRNSSDEDFQDVFGGPPRRFSMPDVRHSNFSDECRDSNEQPLIGSGEKPVFGDEVVSRRRYHSSSDFFDDIFGGDSSVTSTPKKQGREYPFPSSPSSRVLSPLPPRAEPFGTSSSLSQFSLPPNTIKGVELPTFGPPTRSLLKLNDDASLPGSSKEAIQGTEVSSNLVKPDQIDKGATLKKDSGKSSSNSGSGHFHFSIYKWAGKGVPFDIPFNGRRSSRLKEMTKSDEPPLRTDEHSISKNEVQVQSNKQEYESTLDEITADKVDDSVIHPVPQRIMGDVSDKSEKGISTHQPEMKPISSLLFDNDFERDTTNVERAKMSGGQVKGNEAKSSKASSPVVGNSKTVKNQGRLDISGINSEVDSASFFQSSPKKSKESYGRNKVKGRVKDFVKMFNQETPSKPKDGLSFRSQSCKWNNKFNFEVETSINTAVADEKLKMHELSEDLKHSAKPYASTPGSPNQATSTGSFPDNFNVKADESDEPFHENFQIKELPQTVNDNLEVETGPNNQEIQEVETKIREWTRGKEGNIRSLLSTLQYVLWAESGWKPVPLVDIIEGNAVKRSYQKALLCLHPDKLQQKGAATHQKYIAEKVFDILQVPSYQVLLSFFTTQFANSYIVYIFSYNLIQEAWNYFNSLASV; from the exons ATGGAAAGGTTTTCCCAAAAAGAGAACAGCAGCATTCTTTTAGGATATACTAACAGTTTACGGAGGTCTTCACTCAATTATTCTGGGTCTTCTTCACCTAAAACATCTTTCAGAAACTCCTCCGATGAAGATTTCCAAGATGTTTTTGGTGGTCCTCCCAGGAGGTTTTCTATGCCGGATGTAAGGCACAGCAACTTCAGCGATGAGTGTAGAGATAGTAATGAACAACCCTTGATTGGTTCGGGTGAAAAACCAGTTTTTGGTGATGAGGTAGTGAGCCGGAGACGGTACCATAGCTCCTCCGATTTCTTTGACGACATATTTGGAGGCGATTCGTCAGTTACTTCTACTCCGAAAAAACAAGGACGGGAGTACCCTTTTCCTTCTTCTCCAAGTTCCCGGGTTCTTAGTCCTCTCCCACCTAGAGCTGAGCCTTTTGGAACTTCTTCGTCTCTTTCTCAATTCAG TCTTCCTCCAAATACAATCAAAGGAGTGGAGCTTCCAACCTTTGGTCCCCCTACTCGTAGTCTACTTAAATTGAATGATGATGCTTCTCTTCCTGGATCTTCAAAGGAAGCTATCCAAGGCACTGAGGTGTCCTCAAACTTGGTTAAGCCTGATCAAATCGATAAAGGAGCCACTTTGAAAAAGGATTCAGGAAAGTCCAGTAGTAATAGTGGAAGTGGACACTTTCATTTTTCGATATATAAGTGGGCAGGTAAAGGGGTTCCATTTGACATACCTTTTAATGGTAGAAGAAGTTCAAGGTTGAAAGAAATGACCAAATCTGATGAGCCACCCTTAAGAACAGATGAACACAGTATTTCAAAGAATGAAGTTCAAGTTCAATCCAACAAACAAGAATATGAATCAACTCTTGATGAAATCACAGCAGATAAAGTTGATGATTCAGTGATTCATCCAGTACCTCAAAGAATAATGGGAGATGTTTCAG ACAAATCAGAGAAAGGAATCTCTACTCACCAGCCTGAGATGAAACCTATTAGTTCTCTGCTATTTGACAATGATTTTGAAAGAG ACACAACCAATGTTGAGAGAGCTAAAATGAGTGGTGGCCAAGTGAAGGGAAACGAGGCGAAAAGCTCAAAAGCTTCGTCTCCAGTAGTTGGCAATAGTAAAACTGTAAAGAATCAGGGACGGTTAGATATTTCCGGGATCAATTCAGAAGTGGATAGTGCGAGTTTCTTCCAAAGTTCACCGAAGAAATCAAAAGAGAGTTATGGGAGAAACAAAGTCAAGGGAAGGGTGAAAGATTTCGTTAAAATGTTCAACCAAGAAACTCCATCAAAACCCAAAGATGGATTATCATTTAGAAGCCAGAGTTGTAAATGGAACAATAAATTCAATTTTGAAGTTGAAACAAGTATTAACACAGCTGTAGctgatgaaaaattgaagatgcATGAG TTGAGTGAGGATCTGAAGCACTCAGCAAAACCATATGCTTCTACACCGGGGAGCCCAAACCAAGCCACTAGCACTG GTTCATTCCCAGATAACTTTAATGTTAAAGCCGACGAATCAGATGAGCCTTTCCACGAGAACTTCCAG ATAAAAGAATTACCCCAAACTGTGAATGACAACCTGGAAGTGGAAACTGGCCCAAACAATCAAGAAATCCAG GAAGTTGAGACTAAGATTCGAGAGTGGACAAGAGGTAAAGAAGGGAACATTCGTTCACTACTTTCGACTTTACAATAC GTGCTTTGGGCTGAGAGTGGGTGGAAACCAGTTCCTCTTGTAGATATTATTGAAGGGAATGCCGTGAAAAGATCATATCAAAAGGCTTTACTTTGTTTGCACCCAGATAAGCTACAGCAAAAGGGTGCTGCAACTCACCAAAAATACATTGCAGAAAAGGTTTTCGATATTTTACAGGTACCTTCCTACCAAGTACTACTATCATTTTTCACAACCCAGTTCGCTAATTCGtatattgtgtatatattttcttataatttgATACAGGAGGCATGGAATTACTTCAACTCATTGGCTTCAGTGTGA
- the LOC115721178 gene encoding J domain-containing protein required for chloroplast accumulation response 1 isoform X4, whose amino-acid sequence MERFSQKENSSILLGYTNSLRRSSLNYSGSSSPKTSFRNSSDEDFQDVFGGPPRRFSMPDVRHSNFSDECRDSNEQPLIGSGEKPVFGDEVVSRRRYHSSSDFFDDIFGGDSSVTSTPKKQGREYPFPSSPSSRVLSPLPPRAEPFGTSSSLSQFSLPPNTIKGVELPTFGPPTRSLLKLNDDASLPGSSKEAIQGTEVSSNLVKPDQIDKGATLKKDSGKSSSNSGSGHFHFSIYKWAGKGVPFDIPFNGRRSSRLKEMTKSDEPPLRTDEHSISKNEVQVQSNKQEYESTLDEITADKVDDSVIHPVPQRIMGDVSDKSEKGISTHQPEMKPISSLLFDNDFERDTTNVERAKMSGGQVKGNEAKSSKASSPVVGNSKTVKNQGRLDISGINSEVDSASFFQSSPKKSKESYGRNKVKGRVKDFVKMFNQETPSKPKDGLSFRSQSCKWNNKFNFEVETSINTAVADEKLKMHELSEDLKHSAKPYASTPGSPNQATSTGSFPDNFNVKADESDEPFHENFQIKELPQTVNDNLEVETGPNNQEIQEVETKIREWTRGKEGNIRSLLSTLQYVLWAESGWKPVPLVDIIEGNAVKRSYQKALLCLHPDKLQQKGAATHQKYIAEKVFDILQEAWNYFNSLASV is encoded by the exons ATGGAAAGGTTTTCCCAAAAAGAGAACAGCAGCATTCTTTTAGGATATACTAACAGTTTACGGAGGTCTTCACTCAATTATTCTGGGTCTTCTTCACCTAAAACATCTTTCAGAAACTCCTCCGATGAAGATTTCCAAGATGTTTTTGGTGGTCCTCCCAGGAGGTTTTCTATGCCGGATGTAAGGCACAGCAACTTCAGCGATGAGTGTAGAGATAGTAATGAACAACCCTTGATTGGTTCGGGTGAAAAACCAGTTTTTGGTGATGAGGTAGTGAGCCGGAGACGGTACCATAGCTCCTCCGATTTCTTTGACGACATATTTGGAGGCGATTCGTCAGTTACTTCTACTCCGAAAAAACAAGGACGGGAGTACCCTTTTCCTTCTTCTCCAAGTTCCCGGGTTCTTAGTCCTCTCCCACCTAGAGCTGAGCCTTTTGGAACTTCTTCGTCTCTTTCTCAATTCAG TCTTCCTCCAAATACAATCAAAGGAGTGGAGCTTCCAACCTTTGGTCCCCCTACTCGTAGTCTACTTAAATTGAATGATGATGCTTCTCTTCCTGGATCTTCAAAGGAAGCTATCCAAGGCACTGAGGTGTCCTCAAACTTGGTTAAGCCTGATCAAATCGATAAAGGAGCCACTTTGAAAAAGGATTCAGGAAAGTCCAGTAGTAATAGTGGAAGTGGACACTTTCATTTTTCGATATATAAGTGGGCAGGTAAAGGGGTTCCATTTGACATACCTTTTAATGGTAGAAGAAGTTCAAGGTTGAAAGAAATGACCAAATCTGATGAGCCACCCTTAAGAACAGATGAACACAGTATTTCAAAGAATGAAGTTCAAGTTCAATCCAACAAACAAGAATATGAATCAACTCTTGATGAAATCACAGCAGATAAAGTTGATGATTCAGTGATTCATCCAGTACCTCAAAGAATAATGGGAGATGTTTCAG ACAAATCAGAGAAAGGAATCTCTACTCACCAGCCTGAGATGAAACCTATTAGTTCTCTGCTATTTGACAATGATTTTGAAAGAG ACACAACCAATGTTGAGAGAGCTAAAATGAGTGGTGGCCAAGTGAAGGGAAACGAGGCGAAAAGCTCAAAAGCTTCGTCTCCAGTAGTTGGCAATAGTAAAACTGTAAAGAATCAGGGACGGTTAGATATTTCCGGGATCAATTCAGAAGTGGATAGTGCGAGTTTCTTCCAAAGTTCACCGAAGAAATCAAAAGAGAGTTATGGGAGAAACAAAGTCAAGGGAAGGGTGAAAGATTTCGTTAAAATGTTCAACCAAGAAACTCCATCAAAACCCAAAGATGGATTATCATTTAGAAGCCAGAGTTGTAAATGGAACAATAAATTCAATTTTGAAGTTGAAACAAGTATTAACACAGCTGTAGctgatgaaaaattgaagatgcATGAG TTGAGTGAGGATCTGAAGCACTCAGCAAAACCATATGCTTCTACACCGGGGAGCCCAAACCAAGCCACTAGCACTG GTTCATTCCCAGATAACTTTAATGTTAAAGCCGACGAATCAGATGAGCCTTTCCACGAGAACTTCCAG ATAAAAGAATTACCCCAAACTGTGAATGACAACCTGGAAGTGGAAACTGGCCCAAACAATCAAGAAATCCAG GAAGTTGAGACTAAGATTCGAGAGTGGACAAGAGGTAAAGAAGGGAACATTCGTTCACTACTTTCGACTTTACAATAC GTGCTTTGGGCTGAGAGTGGGTGGAAACCAGTTCCTCTTGTAGATATTATTGAAGGGAATGCCGTGAAAAGATCATATCAAAAGGCTTTACTTTGTTTGCACCCAGATAAGCTACAGCAAAAGGGTGCTGCAACTCACCAAAAATACATTGCAGAAAAGGTTTTCGATATTTTACAG GAGGCATGGAATTACTTCAACTCATTGGCTTCAGTGTGA
- the LOC115721178 gene encoding J domain-containing protein required for chloroplast accumulation response 1 isoform X3 — translation MERFSQKENSSILLGYTNSLRRSSLNYSGSSSPKTSFRNSSDEDFQDVFGGPPRRFSMPDVRHSNFSDECRDSNEQPLIGSGEKPVFGDEVVSRRRYHSSSDFFDDIFGGDSSVTSTPKKQGREYPFPSSPSSRVLSPLPPRAEPFGTSSSLSQFSLPPNTIKGVELPTFGPPTRSLLKLNDDASLPGSSKEAIQGTEVSSNLVKPDQIDKGATLKKDSGKSSSNSGSGHFHFSIYKWAGKGVPFDIPFNGRRSSRLKEMTKSDEPPLRTDEHSISKNEVQVQSNKQEYESTLDEITADKVDDSVIHPVPQRIMGDVSEDKSEKGISTHQPEMKPISSLLFDNDFERDTTNVERAKMSGGQVKGNEAKSSKASSPVVGNSKTVKNQGRLDISGINSEVDSASFFQSSPKKSKESYGRNKVKGRVKDFVKMFNQETPSKPKDGLSFRSQSCKWNNKFNFEVETSINTAVADEKLKMHELSEDLKHSAKPYASTPGSPNQATSTGSFPDNFNVKADESDEPFHENFQIKELPQTVNDNLEVETGPNNQEIQEVETKIREWTRGKEGNIRSLLSTLQYVLWAESGWKPVPLVDIIEGNAVKRSYQKALLCLHPDKLQQKGAATHQKYIAEKVFDILQEAWNYFNSLASV, via the exons ATGGAAAGGTTTTCCCAAAAAGAGAACAGCAGCATTCTTTTAGGATATACTAACAGTTTACGGAGGTCTTCACTCAATTATTCTGGGTCTTCTTCACCTAAAACATCTTTCAGAAACTCCTCCGATGAAGATTTCCAAGATGTTTTTGGTGGTCCTCCCAGGAGGTTTTCTATGCCGGATGTAAGGCACAGCAACTTCAGCGATGAGTGTAGAGATAGTAATGAACAACCCTTGATTGGTTCGGGTGAAAAACCAGTTTTTGGTGATGAGGTAGTGAGCCGGAGACGGTACCATAGCTCCTCCGATTTCTTTGACGACATATTTGGAGGCGATTCGTCAGTTACTTCTACTCCGAAAAAACAAGGACGGGAGTACCCTTTTCCTTCTTCTCCAAGTTCCCGGGTTCTTAGTCCTCTCCCACCTAGAGCTGAGCCTTTTGGAACTTCTTCGTCTCTTTCTCAATTCAG TCTTCCTCCAAATACAATCAAAGGAGTGGAGCTTCCAACCTTTGGTCCCCCTACTCGTAGTCTACTTAAATTGAATGATGATGCTTCTCTTCCTGGATCTTCAAAGGAAGCTATCCAAGGCACTGAGGTGTCCTCAAACTTGGTTAAGCCTGATCAAATCGATAAAGGAGCCACTTTGAAAAAGGATTCAGGAAAGTCCAGTAGTAATAGTGGAAGTGGACACTTTCATTTTTCGATATATAAGTGGGCAGGTAAAGGGGTTCCATTTGACATACCTTTTAATGGTAGAAGAAGTTCAAGGTTGAAAGAAATGACCAAATCTGATGAGCCACCCTTAAGAACAGATGAACACAGTATTTCAAAGAATGAAGTTCAAGTTCAATCCAACAAACAAGAATATGAATCAACTCTTGATGAAATCACAGCAGATAAAGTTGATGATTCAGTGATTCATCCAGTACCTCAAAGAATAATGGGAGATGTTTCAG AAGACAAATCAGAGAAAGGAATCTCTACTCACCAGCCTGAGATGAAACCTATTAGTTCTCTGCTATTTGACAATGATTTTGAAAGAG ACACAACCAATGTTGAGAGAGCTAAAATGAGTGGTGGCCAAGTGAAGGGAAACGAGGCGAAAAGCTCAAAAGCTTCGTCTCCAGTAGTTGGCAATAGTAAAACTGTAAAGAATCAGGGACGGTTAGATATTTCCGGGATCAATTCAGAAGTGGATAGTGCGAGTTTCTTCCAAAGTTCACCGAAGAAATCAAAAGAGAGTTATGGGAGAAACAAAGTCAAGGGAAGGGTGAAAGATTTCGTTAAAATGTTCAACCAAGAAACTCCATCAAAACCCAAAGATGGATTATCATTTAGAAGCCAGAGTTGTAAATGGAACAATAAATTCAATTTTGAAGTTGAAACAAGTATTAACACAGCTGTAGctgatgaaaaattgaagatgcATGAG TTGAGTGAGGATCTGAAGCACTCAGCAAAACCATATGCTTCTACACCGGGGAGCCCAAACCAAGCCACTAGCACTG GTTCATTCCCAGATAACTTTAATGTTAAAGCCGACGAATCAGATGAGCCTTTCCACGAGAACTTCCAG ATAAAAGAATTACCCCAAACTGTGAATGACAACCTGGAAGTGGAAACTGGCCCAAACAATCAAGAAATCCAG GAAGTTGAGACTAAGATTCGAGAGTGGACAAGAGGTAAAGAAGGGAACATTCGTTCACTACTTTCGACTTTACAATAC GTGCTTTGGGCTGAGAGTGGGTGGAAACCAGTTCCTCTTGTAGATATTATTGAAGGGAATGCCGTGAAAAGATCATATCAAAAGGCTTTACTTTGTTTGCACCCAGATAAGCTACAGCAAAAGGGTGCTGCAACTCACCAAAAATACATTGCAGAAAAGGTTTTCGATATTTTACAG GAGGCATGGAATTACTTCAACTCATTGGCTTCAGTGTGA
- the LOC115721178 gene encoding J domain-containing protein required for chloroplast accumulation response 1 isoform X1: MERFSQKENSSILLGYTNSLRRSSLNYSGSSSPKTSFRNSSDEDFQDVFGGPPRRFSMPDVRHSNFSDECRDSNEQPLIGSGEKPVFGDEVVSRRRYHSSSDFFDDIFGGDSSVTSTPKKQGREYPFPSSPSSRVLSPLPPRAEPFGTSSSLSQFSLPPNTIKGVELPTFGPPTRSLLKLNDDASLPGSSKEAIQGTEVSSNLVKPDQIDKGATLKKDSGKSSSNSGSGHFHFSIYKWAGKGVPFDIPFNGRRSSRLKEMTKSDEPPLRTDEHSISKNEVQVQSNKQEYESTLDEITADKVDDSVIHPVPQRIMGDVSEDKSEKGISTHQPEMKPISSLLFDNDFERDTTNVERAKMSGGQVKGNEAKSSKASSPVVGNSKTVKNQGRLDISGINSEVDSASFFQSSPKKSKESYGRNKVKGRVKDFVKMFNQETPSKPKDGLSFRSQSCKWNNKFNFEVETSINTAVADEKLKMHELSEDLKHSAKPYASTPGSPNQATSTGSFPDNFNVKADESDEPFHENFQIKELPQTVNDNLEVETGPNNQEIQEVETKIREWTRGKEGNIRSLLSTLQYVLWAESGWKPVPLVDIIEGNAVKRSYQKALLCLHPDKLQQKGAATHQKYIAEKVFDILQVPSYQVLLSFFTTQFANSYIVYIFSYNLIQEAWNYFNSLASV, from the exons ATGGAAAGGTTTTCCCAAAAAGAGAACAGCAGCATTCTTTTAGGATATACTAACAGTTTACGGAGGTCTTCACTCAATTATTCTGGGTCTTCTTCACCTAAAACATCTTTCAGAAACTCCTCCGATGAAGATTTCCAAGATGTTTTTGGTGGTCCTCCCAGGAGGTTTTCTATGCCGGATGTAAGGCACAGCAACTTCAGCGATGAGTGTAGAGATAGTAATGAACAACCCTTGATTGGTTCGGGTGAAAAACCAGTTTTTGGTGATGAGGTAGTGAGCCGGAGACGGTACCATAGCTCCTCCGATTTCTTTGACGACATATTTGGAGGCGATTCGTCAGTTACTTCTACTCCGAAAAAACAAGGACGGGAGTACCCTTTTCCTTCTTCTCCAAGTTCCCGGGTTCTTAGTCCTCTCCCACCTAGAGCTGAGCCTTTTGGAACTTCTTCGTCTCTTTCTCAATTCAG TCTTCCTCCAAATACAATCAAAGGAGTGGAGCTTCCAACCTTTGGTCCCCCTACTCGTAGTCTACTTAAATTGAATGATGATGCTTCTCTTCCTGGATCTTCAAAGGAAGCTATCCAAGGCACTGAGGTGTCCTCAAACTTGGTTAAGCCTGATCAAATCGATAAAGGAGCCACTTTGAAAAAGGATTCAGGAAAGTCCAGTAGTAATAGTGGAAGTGGACACTTTCATTTTTCGATATATAAGTGGGCAGGTAAAGGGGTTCCATTTGACATACCTTTTAATGGTAGAAGAAGTTCAAGGTTGAAAGAAATGACCAAATCTGATGAGCCACCCTTAAGAACAGATGAACACAGTATTTCAAAGAATGAAGTTCAAGTTCAATCCAACAAACAAGAATATGAATCAACTCTTGATGAAATCACAGCAGATAAAGTTGATGATTCAGTGATTCATCCAGTACCTCAAAGAATAATGGGAGATGTTTCAG AAGACAAATCAGAGAAAGGAATCTCTACTCACCAGCCTGAGATGAAACCTATTAGTTCTCTGCTATTTGACAATGATTTTGAAAGAG ACACAACCAATGTTGAGAGAGCTAAAATGAGTGGTGGCCAAGTGAAGGGAAACGAGGCGAAAAGCTCAAAAGCTTCGTCTCCAGTAGTTGGCAATAGTAAAACTGTAAAGAATCAGGGACGGTTAGATATTTCCGGGATCAATTCAGAAGTGGATAGTGCGAGTTTCTTCCAAAGTTCACCGAAGAAATCAAAAGAGAGTTATGGGAGAAACAAAGTCAAGGGAAGGGTGAAAGATTTCGTTAAAATGTTCAACCAAGAAACTCCATCAAAACCCAAAGATGGATTATCATTTAGAAGCCAGAGTTGTAAATGGAACAATAAATTCAATTTTGAAGTTGAAACAAGTATTAACACAGCTGTAGctgatgaaaaattgaagatgcATGAG TTGAGTGAGGATCTGAAGCACTCAGCAAAACCATATGCTTCTACACCGGGGAGCCCAAACCAAGCCACTAGCACTG GTTCATTCCCAGATAACTTTAATGTTAAAGCCGACGAATCAGATGAGCCTTTCCACGAGAACTTCCAG ATAAAAGAATTACCCCAAACTGTGAATGACAACCTGGAAGTGGAAACTGGCCCAAACAATCAAGAAATCCAG GAAGTTGAGACTAAGATTCGAGAGTGGACAAGAGGTAAAGAAGGGAACATTCGTTCACTACTTTCGACTTTACAATAC GTGCTTTGGGCTGAGAGTGGGTGGAAACCAGTTCCTCTTGTAGATATTATTGAAGGGAATGCCGTGAAAAGATCATATCAAAAGGCTTTACTTTGTTTGCACCCAGATAAGCTACAGCAAAAGGGTGCTGCAACTCACCAAAAATACATTGCAGAAAAGGTTTTCGATATTTTACAGGTACCTTCCTACCAAGTACTACTATCATTTTTCACAACCCAGTTCGCTAATTCGtatattgtgtatatattttcttataatttgATACAGGAGGCATGGAATTACTTCAACTCATTGGCTTCAGTGTGA